The genomic window GGATGCCGCAACCGCGCAAACCGCCGGAGCTTGGGGCGGATAATGCGTGGTTGAGGACGTTTCTTGGGGAGGGTGAGGCATAGCATGAGGAATGGCTTGTTATGGGAAAGTCTCGAGGCCCTGCTTATACCCGCGGACTCTTTTACAGAGGTCAGGCGTGAGGCGCGACAATTCCTGCGTCAATGCAAGGCTGAGAGTAGATATCACAGCAGAAGTGATAATTGGCACATAGGCTTTTCGCCGGAGTTTACCAAACTATTGGCAGGTCGCGGATGGATCGGTATGACGTGGCCGACGGAATTTGGAGGACGCGCGGCCGCGGCGGGGGAGCGGCTTGCCGTGATCGAAGAGCTTCTAGGAGCGGGGGCACCCCTGGCTGCCCATTGGGTGGGGGATAGGCAAGTAGGTCCAACGATACTGAAGTTTGGCACTGTGGAGCAGGCTCATAGATTCCTCCCGGCAATGGCAAATGGAGAGTGCTACTTTGCGCTGGGAATGTCGGAGCCTGACGCAGGATCTGACCTGGCATCCGTCCGGACGTTTGCGCGCAAACAAGAGGATGGTACCTGGGTTCTAAATGGCTCGAAGATCTGGAGCAGCCACGCTCATCGTTGTGACTATATGGTCGTCTTATGCAGAACAGATAGCACCGTCAGTAGTAAGCACGAGGGGCTAAGTCAACTGATAGTGCCGCTTCGCAGTGAAGGAGTGCAGGTGTCCCCAATACGCTCCACGGGGGGCCACAAACACTTCGCAGAAGTGTCCTTCACGAATGTCCATCTCGACAATGATGCATTACTCGGGACTGATGGTGATGGGTGGACACAGGTTCGCGCAGAACTCGCATATGAGCGCAGCGGACCCGAAAGATACCTGAGCACATGGCCGCTGATCGCAGCGATGCTCACTGAATCTCCGGGGTCTGATAGGAACCGCACTGCCGCAGTTCAATATCTGGCACGTATCCAGTCGCTGCGTTCCTTGTCCCGTGCCGTCGGGCACTTGATGGACTCTGGGAAACCTCCTGAAGTGTTGGCATGTGTGGTGAAAGACATCGGGACTTCCCTGGAATCCGATTCGGTCTTTGCCTTCGAGGCTGCTAAGGCAGATGCCGGCGACAACGATATGGATGCCAGCGAGGAACTCAAGAACCTGGCGAGACTGTTTCCGTCATTCACGTTACGCGGAGGCACTAACGAGGTACTCCGCACGGTCCTAGCGAGAGGCATTTATGAGTAGCATGCTTGGAGACATGAACCTCTTGACCGAAGGTATCCTGGCCAGTCCTCTTTGGGAATCGCATCCCGACTATCCGGATGGATGGAAGGCGGTAGTCGACTCTGGCATCACCTCCCTGGGCAAGGGGTACGGAACGCAGTCCCATGAAGTATGGACGCACGCGTTGGAGATGGCGCGGTCTATGGGGTACCACGACCTACATGCTCCCGTCGCCGACCATGTCCTTGGCAACATGCTCTTGGGAAATCTCTCCGAATCTAAGACATTTGCCCTGGCCTTCGCTACCGGACGCCGATTGGACGATGGACGTAGCCTGTGTCGGGCGAACACTCTCTGGGGTGGGGTCTCCGAAAACACGCTTGTCGTTGAAGAGGATGGACTGCGTCTACTAAATGAGAGCCTTGCTATAGTTAGCCGGGTTGGGGGGGATGGGTCATGGATCGGTGAAGCAGAGTATGATTGTGACGGTGGAGATCGCATTGCTTGGTCCGAAGTTGAGTCCGGTTGGGTGAAGGAAGCATGGTCGGTCTTGCTTCTGAGTCAAGTGTTGGGAGCCCTAGTTAGGGTAACGGATTCGGCTATAGCATACGCGGACCTGCGAGAGCAGTTCGGGCGGAAGATTCGGTCTTTCCAGAGGGTCCAAGACCTCATCTGTATAGCGGTTGAGGAAACGTTGATCATGTCAGGCTTGCTCGTCAACTGCATAACTATGGAGGAGCAGCGGTTATCCAGTTTCAATATTTCGCTTACAAGCTCACACGCGAGACAGTGCGTCCGACGGGTTGTTCAGGCGGTGCATCAAACGTATGGTGCGATGGGTTTCACGGAGGAAGCCGGCATCGGTGGCCGTACCAGCAGTGCGATAGCGTGGAGTCAGGCGGTGTCGGGATTGAATGCATGGGAAGAGAGAACTTTGGAACTTATGCCCAGACAGTGGATTGGGATGTCTTTGTTGGAACGTGAGGGAGAAGAAGAGTGACGACTGACACGGTTATTTATGATCTGCGGGATGGCGTGGCGACGCTGTGGCTTAATCGGCCATCTGCGCGAAATGCTATGAACTCACAACTGCATGAGGCGATGGAAGGCCAACTAGATCGTGCGCGGAAAGACCCCGCCGCTAGGGTGGTCGTTATTCGAGGAGCGGGGGGGACGTTTTGCGCGGGTATGGACCTAGGGGATACTTTCGTCCCCGATGCAGACCCAGCCGAAGCCCTTGACAGGGCGCAACTCGCGGCAAATTGGCGCCTCAATGTGTTGCCGAGTTTCCCAAAGCCAACCATCGCCGCAGTAGAGGGGTACTGCTTCGGCGGGGCGTTCAGCATAGTTCAAGGCTGCGACCTCGCATTTGCGGCCGAGAATGCAAGGTTTGGGCTGTCCGAGATCAATTTCATGATGTTCCCTGGTGGTCCGGTATCTCGCTCTCTTGGGTTGTCTATGACAAGCAAGGTTGCTCTCTACTACGCCATGACGGGCGAGCAGTTCAACGGGAAGTCCGCCCAAGAAATTGGCTTCATCAACGAAGCTGTCCCCGACGAGAGGCTTGATGAACGCATACGTGAAGTTGCCGCATCGCTGACTGAGAAAGACCCACATGCTCTCCGCGCGACAAAGGAGGCATACCGGTTCTCGCTGGAGATGGGTCCTGAAGCCGCGATCAACTATGCCATTGCTAAGCAAGCAGAACTTTCTGTTCGTCAGAACGATGAGTGGCGTACTGGCGGTGTGAAGGACTTCTTAGACGGGGTCTACAGGCCCGGTTTCGGTGCACGCGGTTCGAAGATTCAAGAATAGTTCGCAACTCCATGACATCGCAAGAGATTTACTTCGAGTCCCTAGGGGAAGGGCCGCCTCTATTAGCCATTCCTGGGTTAGGACTTAGCGGGGGTGCGCTCAGGGAGTTGCTAGAGACAGTGTCGCGTGTCCGAAACGTGGTTCTTATCGATCCGCCAGGCAGTGGCAACTCTCCACGTTGGTCGAGTCCGTTATCAAGCGATTCGGCATGCGATTTCGTTCTGAAAGTAATGGACGACCTTAGCATAGAATCGGCTGATTTCGTTGGCTTATCGATGGGTGGTATGGTGACGCAAGAAATGCTGATTCGGCATCCCGCCCGCGTGAGGAGCGCTGTTCTCTTATCGACTCTGGGGCGTCATACCGAATGGTCACGCCGAGTTTATGAGTTTCGGCGTGAGTTGTTGCGAGTGTCACCGGCGTTGCACTTCAATGTGTCAACCCTCCTGTTATTTGACCCGAGTTCGATCAGTGCGCACGTTGGACTCTATGAGTCACTCTTGGAGGGGATGAGGGGCGGGGATGTTGATGTCGAGGGTTACGCAGACCAATTGGAGTTCTTCATTCAACACAATGCTTTGGAGCGGTTGAAAGGAGTGACCCACAGGGTTCTCATTGTGTCAGGTGAGTCAGATTTACTATCACCTAAAGAGGCGGCACTTGATCTTGGTGCTGGTCTCGAGGCAAGTCAGGTGTTGATGGTGCCAGGAAGTGGTCATGCCTTGTGGTTACAGCACCCGGGTGTCGTTGGTAAAGCAATTATGGACTTTATCGGTAGAACGACTCAGCGGCATGAAACGGGGTCTCCTGAACTGCCTGGGCGAAATGCTTAGCTCAGGAGATAGTGTGGTGCCTCAGAATTGCTTTGGGCGAGTCGTAACTATTGGGAACTTTGACGGATTCCATATTGGTCATGTTGCCCTTGTGACGCGAGCTGTGGCCGAGGCGAAGGAGCGAGGCATCCCCTGCACGCTAATCACGTTTGATCCGCACCCACTTACCGTGTTGAGACCGGATGAGTGTCCAAGAATCCTTATGACGCTCGAAGAGAAGATCGCACGTGCGATGAGTCTGGGTGTAGATGATGTTTATCCAATTCGTTTCGATGCCGAATTTGCGGATACCACTCGTGATGAGTTTCTTGTGTCGACGCTAGTAGATCGTCTGCAGACTAGGGTGGTTATTGTTGGTCGTGACTTCCGATGTGGCAAAGGGGGGACAGGTGACATCGCGTGGCTAGAAGCAACTGCTCCTCCCTACGGAATCGAAGTGCTTGCAGAGGAGCTTGTTGTTGATGGATCTGAGAAAGTTTCCTCTAGTGCTATCCGTCTCGCGTTGGAGGAAGGGGATATCAACGCGGCGGTGCGAATGCTTGATGGCGGGTAACTGTAGGTTGGTTCGCCTGTGCGAAGGTCCACCTTGTGCCCCAGGCCAGTCGAGTATGGCCTATCAGGCTTGGTCCGATCGCGGCTATGCCATAGAGCCCCATGGAGCACTTCCTAGATGCCTATAAGAAGGGCTGTATTGAATGCCATCCCTTGGGTACAGGAAAAGCCTCTTGGCGAGTCTGACGGCGACGATGGCTGTAGGTCCCCTTTTCACACATAGTTTGTCGAGCTCCGGTATCGCCCTCGTGGAGCAGTATTCGATATCTGTGTCGCAATTTGGGTATTTTGCAGTGGTATTGTTCTCGAGCGCGGGTCTTGCGAGTCTTTTATTGGCTGGTATAGCTGACAGATTGACGGTTGTCCTGCAGTTGATACTGGTTCATGGTGGAACCGCTGTAGCGTTCTTGTTGGTGGCCGTTGGATCGAGGCTCTGGGTCATCTTGTTTGCCGCAGGTGTCGCGGGTGCATGTCAGGCGTTTTCCACACCGATTACGAATCTGATCGTCGCTCGAAGTGTTAGTGCGTCTTTGCGTCCAAGTTGGATAGGCGTTAAGCAGTCTGGCGTGCAGGCTGGGCAGGTGGTTGCGGGTATCGGTTTTCCCGCGCTGTACCTGATCGGTGGTTGGCGTTTCGCCTGTCTCGTCGGGGCGGCCTTCGCTGTGATGCTGCTGGTGTTTGGGATTTTGATTGAGAAGCTCGCAGGGGAGGCGAGGGAAGCGCGCTTTCCGGATCCTGCATCGACAGTGAATGGAACCTCCGACGGCGAAGTAATTTCGGGGTTGGGCTTGGTTTCGCAGACTCTGTTGCTCACAGGGTTCACGTTTATGGTGGGGATTGGGATTCAGTCCACGAATGTATATTTGTCACTGTTCGCGGTAGAACGTCTTGAGATGTCCCTAGTCGCGGGTGGTGTAGCGGTTAGCGTCGCAGGCGGTATTGCTATACTCAGTCGTTTGGCTTTCACGAGAAGCACTTGGGTGCTGCAGCACCGGGTTCAGACGTTGCTGCGTGGTTTAGTAAGTGGTGGTGTCGTAGCCATGGCTGCTCTCATACTCGCGGATGTGTTGCATGCCCCTGTGTTGTTTTGGGTGGGGACGTGCATTCACGGTGCTACTTCTCTAGTTATTATTGTTGTGGTGAATTCCGTAATCGTTCAGAGCAGGTCAGGGAGGGGAATTGGCCTAGCCACAGCAGTAGTGGCTGGGGGTACGTATCTGGGTTTCGCTAGCGGTCCTTTAGTGATGGGCCTTCTGCTGTCTATGTTTGATGGTTTCCTTTGGGCATGGGTTGGTGTCGGGACTGGCTATATTGGGGCTTTTCTAATTCTTCTCGCGTGGGGCTGGTGGGGATCCAGGGTGGCTGGGCGCCCGTGATAATCATTTTGGCTGCTAGGCATGTCTAGTGAGCCGTAGTTGTTTGGCGTGTGATATATTCTCGAACTATTCGTCTTTCCGTTATGTTGTGTCGGCGTGTGAGCTAATTCCTCCTGGTTGCCCGAGGCCCGACATCGACGAGGGCCATTTCGCCGGGGTCAACCAGAGTGACGCGGCGAGGATGAAAGCGCTCGAGCAGGTGGGCGGAGGAGGGTCCCAACCTCACCAAGAGGGAGGTGTCCCTGGCCGTGGCAAAGGGCTTGTATGACTTGGAGTGCCTCCTGGTGACGGGTGGTGGCGATCGGTGATGGTGTCCGAGTCTGTGTCCGACGTCCGTCGCTGGGTAGGCTCCCTCATGCGTTCATTTGTCCTCGGAGACGTGTCACATGGTTGGACTAAGGTCTGTGCCGGTGGTTGGGGGCAACCATGGAGCGTCCTGACGCGGCATGGCACCGCTGTCAGGAGGGCTCCTCTAATAGCGTGCCGCGGGCGCGACTACAGGTCTCCCTTGGACCTGTTGCAGGCGATGCAGAGCATCTGGCAGTTGTCGGGGGTGGTTTTCCCACCATTGGACCAGGGCACGATGTGGTCGGCGTCCATCTTCGACAACTCGAACGTCATTTGGCCGTGAGTGTTGCCGGGGGTCTTGCACTTCTTGCCGTTGGCGCAGCGAGCCTTCTGGCGGGTGAAGGCTCCTCGACGGGCTGCCTTGTCGAACTGGCGCAGGCTGAGGTGCTTCTCGTCACGAGTGAGGACGTAGGGGTAGATACCCTTCTTCGACTTGACCTCGTCGTCGGCCATGAGGTCGTTGATTTCAGTTTCGAGGGCAGCGGTGTCGACGGGGTCCTTGCCGTACTGGTCGTACAGCGGGCCCCAGGCGATGCCCTTCATTTCCGTGCGGTAGCCGACGAAGCAGTCCTCGACCCAGTTCAGGACGTTTCGGAAGTAGGTCCATAGTTTGTTAGCGTTCTGGTCGTGCTGGTGGGTCGCCATGTAGTGCTCGATCTTGCCGTCGCTGATCCACTTCAGCGCGGTCTCCAGGTAGTGCTGGCGGATCGGCGCCCCGGTCAGGTACTTGTCGCCGAGGCCGTAGGCCGCTCCGCCGGTCTTGGAGAAGATCGACTTGGCGTGGGTGAGCCACGGGCCGGTGTAGACCGCGTTGAGGAGTTCCTGGTCGGTGAGCTTCTCGCCGGCGATGTTGATGATGCGGAACCAGTCGAGCTTCTCGGAGTCGGTGCCCTGGCAGAAGTAGACCATGAGCTCGTAGTCGAGGAACTTTTCGCGCTCGTCGGTGGTGAGGTTGTCGAAGCCCTTGCGGTTGCCGTTGAGCAGGACGGAGAAGTCGCCGGCTGCGTACTGGCAGAGCGAGACGGTGCGCTGCTGGCCATCGAGCAGCTCGTACGTCCCGTCCTCGTTGACCACCCAGTAGAAGACGTTGAGCGGGAACCCCTTGAAGATGGTGTCGATGACCGCGTCGCGCTGCTTGTCCTTGTAGACGAACTCGCGCTGGTAGGGCGGGCGAATGTTCAGCTGCCCGCCGTAGCCGAAGACGCCCTCTTCGGCGTGGTCGCGGTAGTTCTCGATTATGTCCCGGATAGGTATCTGGTGCCGATCGATCTTCACGATGCGCCTCCGATTTGCTTGATGATGACACGGTCGAACATGCGCTTGTAGGTGCCATCACTCTGCGCAAGATAGAACCTAGGCCCACCCTTGGTGTAGGTCCCATCGGGCGCGATGTCTTTCATGGGCTGGGCCAAACCGCCGCTGTAGCCGATGATCTCGAACTGATCGGGGTTGTGGCTGTCGAGGAAGGTCGAGGAGACCCCCATCTCACCGTCGTAGTCCCGTGGGATCTGACTGACCGTCCCGACCTCGATGGCCGGATAGTTGACGTACGTCGGGTACTGCTCGGGGGTGTAGCGCTTGAAGAGGGTGAGGTTCTCGTGGCGCTTGGCGATGTCGAGGTTGGTGAACCAAGAGATGTTGCGGAACTTGACGAGGCCGGTCTTGGGGTCAAAGACCCCGCTGGCGAACTTGCGGTCTCGGTAGGCGTCCGGCACTCGGAAGTAGGCGTTCCCGTTCTTGAAGCCGTTCCCGAGCCACATCCGCCCGGATTGGAAGAAGGGCCAGATCGGTTTATAGGTCACAGACAGCTTACTGGCCACGATGACGAACTTCTTGTCGTGCTCCATGAGCTGCCCGATGAACTCCGACAGCAGCGAGAACGGGGGGTTGGTCACGACGATGTCGGACTCATTGAGGAGCTCGACGGACTCTGAGCTGCGGAAGTCTCCGGTGCCCTCCAGCATTGTCATGGTGTTGGCATCGTGCCGCAGGAGCTGCTCGACGTCGAGCAGGTCGATCGCACCGTCGTCGTTGAGGTCGGGCACCTCAGTGATCTCGACCTTGTAAGGCTGCTTCGGATCCGGCGCGTCGCGCAGACCGGCGGTCTCGAAGAGGTCGATTTGGTTCCCGACGATGGGCGACCTGGTGTAGCTGGTGGCGATGAGCTTCTTCAGCCCAAGCGCGTTGAAGTTCATGGCGAAGTACTTGAAGAAGTCACTCTCGTAGGGGTCGTCGCAATTGCAAAAGACGACCTTGTCCTTGAAGTGAGGCTTGTAGTGCCTCAGCTCGTACT from Ornithinimicrobium cryptoxanthini includes these protein-coding regions:
- a CDS encoding acyl-CoA dehydrogenase family protein, which produces MRNGLLWESLEALLIPADSFTEVRREARQFLRQCKAESRYHSRSDNWHIGFSPEFTKLLAGRGWIGMTWPTEFGGRAAAAGERLAVIEELLGAGAPLAAHWVGDRQVGPTILKFGTVEQAHRFLPAMANGECYFALGMSEPDAGSDLASVRTFARKQEDGTWVLNGSKIWSSHAHRCDYMVVLCRTDSTVSSKHEGLSQLIVPLRSEGVQVSPIRSTGGHKHFAEVSFTNVHLDNDALLGTDGDGWTQVRAELAYERSGPERYLSTWPLIAAMLTESPGSDRNRTAAVQYLARIQSLRSLSRAVGHLMDSGKPPEVLACVVKDIGTSLESDSVFAFEAAKADAGDNDMDASEELKNLARLFPSFTLRGGTNEVLRTVLARGIYE
- a CDS encoding HNH endonuclease family protein; protein product: MKIDRHQIPIRDIIENYRDHAEEGVFGYGGQLNIRPPYQREFVYKDKQRDAVIDTIFKGFPLNVFYWVVNEDGTYELLDGQQRTVSLCQYAAGDFSVLLNGNRKGFDNLTTDEREKFLDYELMVYFCQGTDSEKLDWFRIINIAGEKLTDQELLNAVYTGPWLTHAKSIFSKTGGAAYGLGDKYLTGAPIRQHYLETALKWISDGKIEHYMATHQHDQNANKLWTYFRNVLNWVEDCFVGYRTEMKGIAWGPLYDQYGKDPVDTAALETEINDLMADDEVKSKKGIYPYVLTRDEKHLSLRQFDKAARRGAFTRQKARCANGKKCKTPGNTHGQMTFELSKMDADHIVPWSNGGKTTPDNCQMLCIACNRSKGDL
- a CDS encoding alpha/beta fold hydrolase, which produces MTSQEIYFESLGEGPPLLAIPGLGLSGGALRELLETVSRVRNVVLIDPPGSGNSPRWSSPLSSDSACDFVLKVMDDLSIESADFVGLSMGGMVTQEMLIRHPARVRSAVLLSTLGRHTEWSRRVYEFRRELLRVSPALHFNVSTLLLFDPSSISAHVGLYESLLEGMRGGDVDVEGYADQLEFFIQHNALERLKGVTHRVLIVSGESDLLSPKEAALDLGAGLEASQVLMVPGSGHALWLQHPGVVGKAIMDFIGRTTQRHETGSPELPGRNA
- a CDS encoding adenine-specific methyltransferase EcoRI family protein; the encoded protein is MATARSKALSERAGDPKDEYYSRIEDIEYELRHYKPHFKDKVVFCNCDDPYESDFFKYFAMNFNALGLKKLIATSYTRSPIVGNQIDLFETAGLRDAPDPKQPYKVEITEVPDLNDDGAIDLLDVEQLLRHDANTMTMLEGTGDFRSSESVELLNESDIVVTNPPFSLLSEFIGQLMEHDKKFVIVASKLSVTYKPIWPFFQSGRMWLGNGFKNGNAYFRVPDAYRDRKFASGVFDPKTGLVKFRNISWFTNLDIAKRHENLTLFKRYTPEQYPTYVNYPAIEVGTVSQIPRDYDGEMGVSSTFLDSHNPDQFEIIGYSGGLAQPMKDIAPDGTYTKGGPRFYLAQSDGTYKRMFDRVIIKQIGGAS
- a CDS encoding enoyl-CoA hydratase-related protein, which codes for MTTDTVIYDLRDGVATLWLNRPSARNAMNSQLHEAMEGQLDRARKDPAARVVVIRGAGGTFCAGMDLGDTFVPDADPAEALDRAQLAANWRLNVLPSFPKPTIAAVEGYCFGGAFSIVQGCDLAFAAENARFGLSEINFMMFPGGPVSRSLGLSMTSKVALYYAMTGEQFNGKSAQEIGFINEAVPDERLDERIREVAASLTEKDPHALRATKEAYRFSLEMGPEAAINYAIAKQAELSVRQNDEWRTGGVKDFLDGVYRPGFGARGSKIQE
- a CDS encoding acyl-CoA dehydrogenase family protein, yielding MLLGNLSESKTFALAFATGRRLDDGRSLCRANTLWGGVSENTLVVEEDGLRLLNESLAIVSRVGGDGSWIGEAEYDCDGGDRIAWSEVESGWVKEAWSVLLLSQVLGALVRVTDSAIAYADLREQFGRKIRSFQRVQDLICIAVEETLIMSGLLVNCITMEEQRLSSFNISLTSSHARQCVRRVVQAVHQTYGAMGFTEEAGIGGRTSSAIAWSQAVSGLNAWEERTLELMPRQWIGMSLLEREGEEE
- a CDS encoding MFS transporter, with product MEQYSISVSQFGYFAVVLFSSAGLASLLLAGIADRLTVVLQLILVHGGTAVAFLLVAVGSRLWVILFAAGVAGACQAFSTPITNLIVARSVSASLRPSWIGVKQSGVQAGQVVAGIGFPALYLIGGWRFACLVGAAFAVMLLVFGILIEKLAGEAREARFPDPASTVNGTSDGEVISGLGLVSQTLLLTGFTFMVGIGIQSTNVYLSLFAVERLEMSLVAGGVAVSVAGGIAILSRLAFTRSTWVLQHRVQTLLRGLVSGGVVAMAALILADVLHAPVLFWVGTCIHGATSLVIIVVVNSVIVQSRSGRGIGLATAVVAGGTYLGFASGPLVMGLLLSMFDGFLWAWVGVGTGYIGAFLILLAWGWWGSRVAGRP
- a CDS encoding FAD synthetase family protein; its protein translation is MLSSGDSVVPQNCFGRVVTIGNFDGFHIGHVALVTRAVAEAKERGIPCTLITFDPHPLTVLRPDECPRILMTLEEKIARAMSLGVDDVYPIRFDAEFADTTRDEFLVSTLVDRLQTRVVIVGRDFRCGKGGTGDIAWLEATAPPYGIEVLAEELVVDGSEKVSSSAIRLALEEGDINAAVRMLDGG